One Tachysurus vachellii isolate PV-2020 chromosome 5, HZAU_Pvac_v1, whole genome shotgun sequence genomic window, gaaagcacacaattgtctagaacCTTGCATGCTGTAGTGATATAATTTCCATTCCCTGTTGCTAAGAGGCACAAACCTGTTCCTGTATGACAATGAATCTTAACACAAAGTTTCCTGAACACATGGTTTGTGAAGGCTGGGTCGGAAGAACTCGAGCTTGAGTCTGAcccaaccccactgaacacattgGAACACCAACCAGGCCTTTTTGCTCatcatcagtgcctgacctcatcATCAGTGCCTGACCGTGATAATGCCCAGCATCACATTCCAAAAGCTATCTTACAGAACATCTTTCCGTAAGACGGCTGTAAAGGCTATTATAGTAGCAACATGGAATCAAGCCAACTATATTATTGCATTTGGTTTTAAATTGTGATGTTCAACATCCTTAGTCATATAATACCATTTGCCAGATGATAGTGTTTTAATCCGGGAAAGTACAAACATATCCAGAAGAGAGGCATCTAATCTTATGTGTTAAGGGCCgctgtgggtgcaggttttcattctaaTCAAGCAAGAGCCACAAGTGATACCAGCTTAATCAGATGATCTAGGCTTATAGACTCtatagactcaggtgtggcttcagataagtttagggttaggattaaggataaggttagggttagtatTAGGGATTAGGctaaggttagggttaaggttagggttagggctaggttttaggaTTAGGGTTCAGGACTGGAGCTAGGGGTCTCAAAtattagggttaggttaggttTAGGTTAAGGATTAAGTTTATAATTAGGGATTAGGCTAATGTGAGTGTCACCTTCTGTAATTTTAACACTTTGCAGATGGTGGCAGATGTTAATaatagaaagaagaaaacagtaGTGGGAACCAATGTAGCAATTTTAAAGTGTTGTAAGTATCTGTAGCAATAAGCCAAAGAAGCTGGTGAAATACCATAAAGTGAAAAAGGAACACATGGCCCTATGATGTCAAAACTGGAAAAGTGGCACCAGTAAATTCtaagaaacaaaacagtgaaAGTTTTGAAAGACCAGACagtttcatttgttcatttcagaGAACAGGGAAGCACACTTACAATCCGCCTACAAGTCTGCATGCAATTTAACCTCCTAAATACTCTGAATTCTTCTTGGTGTTGGAGGGATATTCTAAAGAAAGGCTACAGCTTGTGTAACCCTCGATCCTAGTTCATCGTCAGAGCCCTGCATAAGCAATAGCAAAGAAACATGTCTAAAGGAGAAATTATACTAACCTTGTATGATTCTAAGAAACAAGTCTAAGCTTTTGAAAAACCTCCACATTGCATTATTGTAACATAAACAGCTGTCTGGCTGTTCTTCTGCTTCTTTAAGTAAACTTCAGCTTGTTCAAAATAGAAATTAGCAATCCACATCATTACATCTAACTGCCACTACCTACTAAAAGGTTGTGCTCATGATGTTTACATTTCTGAATGAGTTTCAACTCGAACATATAAAGCAGTACCCCCTGAACATGCCATTCACCTGAGGCTGTTAATGCTCATCTGGTTAAGTTGTCAAAAGCCATAAATGTAAGCTTTTACATACAACCTataagaaatagaaaaataaagtactatacaaatgatttatttatttgtctgattaattgatcttcttcttcttcttcttcttcttcttcttcttcttcttcttcttcttcttcttcttgagaaatttccccattacCTTACACAAGGTTGAGGGTTCAAGCTCCAGTACCACCAAGATGCTACTGTTGGGCCACTGAGCAACCATCACTaatccaggggcactgtatgaTGGCAACTTCGCAACTGGGATattcaaagaaaagaatttcattgtgctgttATGAAATGTGACAggttgcttctctttttcttgttttctcacAGCTTTTTGTACATGTTACTGTCATTGGCAAAATAATGACTGGAGAAGAATTGGTCAAATGTCATAACttgacagttacacacacacacacacacacacacacacacacacacacacacacacacacacatatcaaacaaaaacacatacctGAATAATTGCCTTTACAGTTTGTCCCTTGAACCTTGCATGAGGTAGAAACAGACATTAGCTAAAGGTATATCTGTGCATACAACATCCTATTACTATATAAATAATCTAAATAGGGTATAAATTGAATGTACATAGGTTatgattaatacatttatagactgtttagacaatgaatcaaatgaaattCATCACGATGGACATAAATCATAAGCAAGGTATTCAGAAGTTTTAATATATTCAATAAATGTCCAGTAAGCATAGTATAAGTATTTTAAGTCACACTATGAAtgagtaataatagtaataataataaacttaataagcATAAGTTATTGGGGTAATATGATGTTGTAAGCACTTACTAGACCCAGATCATTATTCATAACCCACAAGCATTGCATAATAAGTACAATAAGTAGTATATGAACTCTTttatataaacagtataaatGGTCTATGGGTTAGTTGATGTTTATGATGAATATGATGATGTTACGCATGTACACAATCTTTCTCAGTACAACTAAATGATGATTATTCACAAGTTAAAAGTGTAGAAACAGAAAGATAAAGCTAAAGATAAAAGAGAAAGATTTTCATAATGTCCAGAGTGTTTGGTTATAATGTTTTACCCCCGGGGTCTGTTCAGGACTGAACATAATTTCATATTCTTgagcttcttcatcttcatgttGATTTGtcttaaaagacaaaaaggtacaATTATAtttagacaaaataataaaatatataatattgtattataataagTACTAATGGGTTTATTTTAGCCTGAGAAAGATAAATGGTTCTGAACTCACTTGTAGATTTGGTCTTTTCATGCTTACATATAAATTTTCAGATCTCTTGCGTGATGAGAACATTTCAGCAACTAAAAATTTTATGCATAAAAAAAGTTATGCATTCTCATTAAAGCTTGATGTCATTTTATCATCTTTTATTCCTTGTgcaatgaatgaattaaatatatactgGAAAATTTAATTGAACAACTTACTTTCTTTGTGTGGCCTAAAAAGAATCACAGCTATACAGGCTACTACAAGCAGAAATCCCAAAATCACGACCCATGCAAATGATCTTCTGTTGTGTAGCAGAAAGAGAAATTGTGATTAAAAACATGAAGCATTCagtgaaaaaatgaaatatattggGTTTATATACAGCGCTCTATTTGTAAATAGTCACATcctataaataatgaaataaaataggaACTCAGgacaaatctttttatttaatagtatacagtaaaaaataaaatgtttataatatataattcatCTCCTTCAGGGATTCGGAGAAGCAGGATTTTTACCTCTCCCTGTTGGATGTCGATCTTTGCACGGTGATGTGAACAGGCATCTGCTGATTTTCTGCTAAGCACATGTACCATcctgtgttgtttattgtcaGCTTGCTCATGGTCACTCTAAAACCCAAGTCCATTTCACTGAGCTCCACTGATGCATCACTTATGTTTCCAATAGTGCTCACACACGGACCACCAATCTTACACCATTTATTAGAGTTATTGAATCGATGATAGCAGGAAATCACCACCTGGCCTCCTTCATATGCAGTGATCATTTGATTATCCACATACAGCTTAGGAGTAGCTGTGAGGAACACAGagaaaatcattttctttctaacaaaaaaagaacacgATTAGACACAGAGGTTAATAAATCACTGGGAAGATAATGTCTTGGGTTTACCTTtataactacagtatattacactacttttatcCTATCGTCTGTTGAAATGATAACTTCAACATTAGTTACATAAAAAAGTGAAGTGTAAAGACACCATATAACTCAACTGCTAACAAAACATGTCATGGTGAGAAACTCAAGTAATATCCTTAATGTGTTTTAGCTCATAGCCAAGTGTTCTCAAAGTGACTCTTTGTCAAGGGTGCAAACATGGTGTACCTGAGTTTCTAAGAAAATTATACTGACCAGGCtatatttgtgtctgtattaATGCTTGTCACAGTTGACACATGTGGGCATTCAACAAACCACAAAGTTGTAAGCATGcaattgtttaaaatatctTTGCATTTGTAGCTTtaaaatttcccttcactggatcTAAGAGGCCTgaacaaagcaagctccataaaAACAGGTTTATGAGGGTTGGACTGGAAGAACTTAAATatcctgactctgactcaaccccactgaacacctttgggatgaactggaacccAGACAGCCTCACCATCCCAACacccagtgtctgatctcactaatgctcctgtagctgaatgatcacaaatccccacagcaaTGCTCTAACATCTAGcagaaagccttcccagaagagttgaGCCTATTAGAACAGCAAAATAGGACTAAATCTATAATTTCTATAACTAATAGATATGAACCAGGCTCAATCAGGTTTCCAGGCAACtgaaacaaactgcacacactTGACTTGGGTTTAAAAATTGTGTACTTCTGTgctaaaatgcatttatttaatgtattgttGCATATTAATCTTACCTGTTGTGACTTCCAGATGAAATCCTGATATTGCATCAATGAAATACTTCCTAACAGAACACCAGTAATAACCAGTATCTCTAggtgttaatttttttgtagTAACAGTAAATATAAGATTGGTTTGGTCATCTGAGATCTCTTTAATGGACTGAACTTCTTTGCAAACAGGAGCATATCCAAAACACAGGTACTTTTCATGATTTTTATAATCTGCACCATATAAACAAGGAATGGTGATAGACTTTCCTTGTTGTACAGACATAAGATTTACCTTGAAGACATTCAGACTCCCTGCAGgatcaagaaaaataaaaccaacagaTTTAGATGTTTTAGAACAGAACTTAATTAGAATGAATGCAGTAAacgatttaaacatttattgtgGGCTACtaattataattgttttttcaTCAATTAGACAGTGAAATATTTCCTGTTTTTGAATAaatcttaaaatgttttagCCCATCTGTTACAATTCATTCAAGAAGTACTTAAATGAATGCTGTGCATCGTTGCATATCCCACATAGATCTATTGGACCGGTTGCTTTATATATCCAAAGATATTGGATTTGATTACAGTTGGGTtcataagtatttgaacacggACACAATTTTTGTAAATACTGCATCCATTTTTCTCAATGGATCTGAGATAAAGTAATCATATatacattgagagagagagagagagagagagagagagagagagagagagagagagagagagtagaaggATGAAAAAGATTAATTcgatttcaattcaatttatttgtatagtgcttttaacaattcacatagtctcaaagtagctttaacCTCCTGGGACCCGtatgctactgttgtgtacattacaatttctactgaccgtttctcttaattcatagctgataactataaatttaatcagtgttttcaaggaagcagtttggcaaaagaattatacctaacagttctcatataaggttggtacaataaatatatagacaatgaagtgtgagaaaatgttatgtcccCATATGAGGACATTCGGGTCTCAAGAGGCTAAAGCAGTATAGAAACaaatgaagaagaataaaaataagaataaaataaataaataaataaataaataaataaaagcatactTAAATAGATTACATAGCTACATTTTGCTGGGAATTGGGCTGTGAATGACGCTTCTCCACATTACAAAGCAGTTTAATTTGGAgcctgattcattcatttagagCCTTTTCAGTATGTAGTGCCATTAAGGGAAGGGCTTTAGGGCTTCAGTAACTGGTTGCATTTACAGTCCAGCCACACTGGGTCTGTGTTTTCATTCCCTTCATAACAACCTGAAAGCCGCACTACAACTGTGTTCCTCTGAGCCTTTAGACACTTGACCCATCATCCCTCAAGATACAAGAGAGACACTCATGAATACTTTTCGCTATCCTGACCACAGGTGGAGGAGTGAACTTCTCTTATCATCAGCTCTTTCCACTTCACTcagtattgtttttgttgtactAATGCCGCTCTAACAGGGATTTGTTTTACAGACTTTTGcagtattttaaacacaaacatttaataaaattacaaaaatagaTTGAGAATATTCAGTATATGACTAATATAAATTAACATAAAAAGCCTGACCATAATTGTTTttcacttgaaaaaaaaaaagactgcaaaaatacagatttttcatcatattaaataataaaacaactaaTAACAGCACTCTGTTGCACTTTTAAggctgatttttttccacaccattgAATGGTCTTTGTTACAAAAAGTCTGTGTtagaaaaacacagattttcacTCAACAGTCTCTAAGGTTTGGATAGGAGTAGAGTGTACAGGATGGGACTAAAATAATAACTCTTTACAGCCGTGTTTAGCAGAAAAGAAATCTCATAATGTACAATAATGTCAAACAATGAGAATGTACAATATGCCAAAACAGCAGAATAGCATCAAGATCATGTCCCACTTTTGTCAGTCAAGAACAGGAGTCTGAGGTGACAGTGGGAAAAGGCTCATCTGAACAAGACCTTTGAATAAAGGAAGATTGTCTTTTACTTATTTTCAGAGTTACATATGTCATATTAAATATGCCAGTGagtgcaaatgtaaaaaaacccTAAAACCACAGTACTTTGTATTCCGCTTCTTCTTTGAGTCACTCTa contains:
- the si:ch1073-59l16.1 gene encoding uncharacterized protein si:ch1073-59l16.1 isoform X1, with translation MMMWMTELFLLTILITGTISGSLNVFKVNLMSVQQGKSITIPCLYGADYKNHEKYLCFGYAPVCKEVQSIKEISDDQTNLIFTVTTKKLTPRDTGYYWCSVRKYFIDAISGFHLEVTTATPKLYVDNQMITAYEGGQVVISCYHRFNNSNKWCKIGGPCVSTIGNISDASVELSEMDLGFRVTMSKLTINNTGWYMCLAENQQMPVHITVQRSTSNRERRSFAWVVILGFLLVVACIAVILFRPHKEIAEMFSSRKRSENLYVSMKRPNLQTNQHEDEEAQEYEIMFSPEQTPGVQGTNCKGNYSDGGHIADKEHYCTC
- the si:ch1073-59l16.1 gene encoding uncharacterized protein si:ch1073-59l16.1 isoform X2, which gives rise to MMMWMTELFLLTILITGTISATPKLYVDNQMITAYEGGQVVISCYHRFNNSNKWCKIGGPCVSTIGNISDASVELSEMDLGFRVTMSKLTINNTGWYMCLAENQQMPVHITVQRSTSNRERRSFAWVVILGFLLVVACIAVILFRPHKEIAEMFSSRKRSENLYVSMKRPNLQTNQHEDEEAQEYEIMFSPEQTPGVQGTNCKGNYSDGGHIADKEHYCTC